One region of Pseudoalteromonas luteoviolacea genomic DNA includes:
- a CDS encoding tetratricopeptide repeat protein, protein MFIAFWLSVVVVMSPSEMFMTLNKLKELNSKNPQQAAQVFRSVRSRLPKKPSRGLLELYLVGLESGVRVNDAEVVQHIVSILEGESWRGTAEGAELDIATAVAIYHRRINDYEYAETLNECAISYAADPKEFARVANNMAVVYRHNGQPKKAQNILKESLMLAEDREVIANIKNNLGNIYFDQEKYRHAQLMYIRAFRFHSEVGQAGYAAGTGLNLLNTQIFLGDWPSFERYQASVALEVKHSGQNIFRLFYMWQKYLNDHVNNHTPLDDDRVASLIESIPILLKSELGPSLSHYSGLFKNVELQSKLEEQVIKTPDIKHINKPNGVRIKLERLCTTRIIAKKYFSNR, encoded by the coding sequence ATGTTTATCGCATTTTGGTTATCTGTGGTTGTTGTGATGTCGCCGAGCGAAATGTTCATGACCCTCAATAAATTAAAAGAACTTAACAGTAAAAACCCACAACAGGCTGCACAGGTTTTTCGCTCTGTTCGTTCTAGGTTACCTAAAAAGCCAAGTCGGGGTTTACTTGAGCTATATTTGGTCGGTCTAGAATCTGGCGTGAGAGTAAATGATGCTGAGGTGGTTCAGCATATTGTGTCGATACTTGAAGGAGAAAGCTGGCGTGGCACTGCAGAAGGCGCAGAGCTTGACATTGCGACAGCCGTAGCCATTTACCATCGACGAATAAACGATTACGAGTATGCTGAAACATTAAATGAGTGTGCTATTTCTTATGCAGCTGATCCGAAAGAGTTTGCAAGAGTCGCCAACAATATGGCTGTTGTGTATCGGCACAATGGTCAACCTAAAAAAGCACAAAATATATTAAAAGAGTCTTTGATGTTGGCTGAGGATAGAGAGGTTATTGCAAACATCAAAAACAACTTGGGTAACATATATTTTGATCAAGAAAAATATCGTCATGCTCAATTGATGTATATTCGGGCCTTTCGTTTTCACTCTGAAGTGGGGCAGGCAGGTTATGCTGCGGGTACGGGACTTAATTTATTAAATACACAGATATTTTTAGGTGATTGGCCAAGTTTTGAACGCTATCAAGCGTCAGTTGCACTAGAGGTTAAGCACAGCGGACAAAATATTTTTAGGTTGTTTTATATGTGGCAAAAGTACCTCAATGATCACGTTAACAACCACACTCCATTAGATGATGACAGAGTTGCGTCGTTAATTGAATCAATACCAATATTGCTAAAGAGTGAGTTAGGGCCGTCACTTTCGCACTATTCGGGTCTTTTCAAAAATGTAGAATTGCAAAGTAAGCTTGAAGAACAAGTTATTAAAACACCAGATATCAAACATATAAACAAACCAAATGGCGTTAGGATTAAGCTAGAAAGGCTCTGTACGACCAGAATAATTGCAAAAAAATACTTTTCCAATCGTTAA
- a CDS encoding M6 family metalloprotease domain-containing protein, whose product MKLVKSLAAVSALMIPTLSLASIPYQNEEYQFTQPNGEVISIFLHGNTYYAEQRTRDGRLVIFDERKGGMVYASVNKSGTDFVSSGILVSQQSGMTLSTSQFNTDHAGGLSVEAIQNLVQQKQDEFLPALESPLLLNTQTADISTQVAGNIKGLTIIIDFPDERGSITKSQVERFLNDRNYTEFGNAQSVRGYFLEVSDNKLDYTNTVTAYYTAKKNKSYYADSSLSSSVRSQELIKEALDWLEYQQGFDFSTLSTNSSNQIRGLNIFYAGNSDSAWSKGLWPHMARLSPRFCADGVCTDRYQITDMRASLSIGTFVHESGHLITNWPDLYDYDGSSHGSVASYGVMGFGAIGTTNKFRPTPPVAHFRAIAGWDTVTELNPAINANAPTGSLSHTSGSHTSYKWTNPSNRNEAFYIEAIHQSGQNTEQPSQGLAIWHVDTRGSNSNEWYPYIQMEHADGNRDPENKRNRGDGTDLFIANGEFSNLYPNSLSSKGTNSLWWNGADSGLAISGISAPAQTISFNLESKVVEPPKGDTYRGTLNDKGQQIQPNGSWFQYSGGTIKLDLTGPSNADFDLKLERWQGGRWVQVDISETPTSVESISYTASSGYYRMVVYSYSGAGDYTLIVNK is encoded by the coding sequence ATGAAGTTAGTAAAATCTTTGGCGGCTGTCTCTGCGCTTATGATCCCCACGCTTTCACTTGCGTCAATTCCTTATCAAAATGAGGAGTATCAATTCACTCAGCCTAATGGCGAAGTTATTTCAATATTTTTGCACGGGAATACGTATTACGCAGAACAGAGAACCCGCGATGGTAGGTTAGTCATATTTGATGAGCGCAAAGGCGGTATGGTCTACGCATCTGTAAATAAATCAGGCACTGATTTTGTATCATCTGGTATTTTGGTATCGCAACAGTCTGGCATGACGCTGAGCACTTCGCAGTTTAATACTGACCATGCAGGTGGGTTATCTGTTGAAGCGATTCAAAACTTAGTTCAGCAAAAGCAAGACGAGTTTCTTCCTGCTTTGGAAAGTCCTTTGCTTTTGAATACGCAAACTGCTGATATAAGTACGCAGGTTGCTGGAAACATAAAAGGGCTGACCATTATCATCGACTTTCCTGATGAAAGAGGCAGTATAACCAAGTCACAGGTAGAGCGATTCCTAAACGATAGAAATTACACCGAATTTGGTAATGCGCAATCTGTACGGGGTTATTTTTTAGAAGTATCAGACAATAAGTTAGACTATACCAATACGGTCACCGCCTACTATACAGCCAAAAAGAATAAGTCGTATTATGCTGACTCTAGTCTGAGCTCCAGTGTACGTTCACAAGAGTTGATAAAAGAGGCGCTAGATTGGTTGGAGTATCAGCAAGGTTTTGATTTTTCGACCTTATCGACCAATAGCAGTAACCAAATTCGTGGCTTAAATATTTTTTACGCCGGTAACTCAGACAGTGCTTGGTCTAAAGGTTTGTGGCCTCATATGGCGAGATTAAGCCCGCGCTTTTGTGCAGACGGAGTGTGCACGGATAGGTACCAGATTACAGATATGAGAGCCAGTTTATCAATAGGCACATTTGTTCATGAATCGGGTCATCTCATCACAAATTGGCCTGATTTATATGACTATGACGGCAGTTCTCATGGATCGGTGGCGAGTTACGGTGTGATGGGGTTTGGCGCTATTGGCACAACCAACAAGTTTAGACCGACTCCACCTGTTGCGCATTTTAGAGCCATCGCTGGTTGGGATACCGTGACTGAATTAAATCCAGCTATTAATGCAAATGCCCCAACAGGATCACTTAGCCATACATCAGGTAGCCACACATCATATAAGTGGACTAACCCAAGCAATCGAAATGAAGCCTTTTATATCGAAGCTATCCATCAGTCAGGTCAAAACACAGAGCAGCCAAGTCAAGGCTTAGCAATTTGGCACGTTGATACGCGTGGCAGTAATTCCAATGAATGGTATCCCTATATTCAGATGGAACATGCAGACGGAAATCGCGATCCTGAAAATAAGCGTAATAGGGGTGATGGTACTGATTTATTTATAGCCAATGGTGAGTTTAGTAACCTATATCCAAACAGTTTATCTTCGAAAGGGACTAATTCTTTGTGGTGGAATGGTGCAGACTCTGGACTGGCTATTTCTGGTATCTCAGCGCCTGCTCAGACTATTTCATTTAATCTTGAGTCAAAAGTTGTAGAGCCACCTAAAGGAGATACATATCGTGGAACCCTAAATGATAAAGGACAACAGATCCAGCCTAATGGCAGTTGGTTCCAATACTCTGGCGGGACGATTAAGCTCGACTTAACTGGTCCGAGTAATGCTGATTTTGATTTGAAGCTAGAGCGCTGGCAAGGCGGTCGTTGGGTCCAAGTGGATATTTCAGAAACGCCAACGTCGGTTGAATCTATTTCTTATACTGCTTCAAGTGGGTATTACCGAATGGTTGTATATTCGTATTCTGGCGCAGGGGATTACACTTTAATTGTAAATAAGTAG
- a CDS encoding SDR family oxidoreductase: MSRRFLLTGATGVVGLSMIELLSPNDEIVILVNQRSFIDLPQGVSQQIQGDIRKANFGLNDEQVAQLEGIDCIVHSAALTDFTADPDVLAGINVAGLKHAIQLSERLNVPLIHISTAFVKGRNGHDFNNYEQSKREAEACLSDKITVVRPSVIIGDSTLGLMPKKQGLHNMLKLATKEVIPIVPGDANTLVDVIPRDIVAKCILTIVDKKLSGEFWLTAGTLAKTLGDLLTLGEDDDITSRYDVRFKAPKLMSPTTFERLVKPVFMPALPKRFKRMFEETSIYLKYLDMSEGFQSDVPQLAEVAGECYQFDVRHTLAKNLVAYDHQHPLIAELSGAQ; this comes from the coding sequence ATGTCTCGTAGATTTTTATTAACTGGCGCGACCGGTGTCGTGGGGCTCTCAATGATAGAGCTGTTATCACCAAATGATGAGATTGTTATTCTAGTAAATCAACGATCTTTTATTGACCTACCTCAAGGGGTAAGTCAACAAATTCAGGGTGATATCCGTAAAGCCAACTTTGGTTTAAATGATGAGCAAGTAGCTCAACTTGAAGGTATTGACTGCATAGTGCACAGTGCGGCATTGACAGACTTTACTGCCGATCCAGATGTGTTAGCTGGAATAAATGTGGCAGGACTAAAACATGCCATACAACTATCAGAGCGTTTAAATGTGCCGCTCATTCATATCAGTACTGCATTTGTGAAAGGTCGAAATGGTCATGATTTTAATAATTATGAGCAAAGTAAGCGCGAAGCAGAGGCCTGCTTAAGCGACAAAATTACCGTTGTACGCCCCTCAGTCATAATTGGTGACAGTACACTTGGGTTGATGCCTAAAAAGCAAGGTTTGCACAATATGCTTAAACTTGCGACTAAGGAAGTGATCCCCATTGTACCAGGAGATGCAAATACACTCGTTGATGTGATCCCGCGCGATATTGTTGCTAAATGTATTCTGACAATTGTAGATAAAAAGCTCTCAGGTGAGTTTTGGTTAACCGCGGGCACTTTGGCTAAGACGTTAGGTGATTTGCTTACACTTGGCGAAGATGATGATATCACATCACGTTACGATGTGCGCTTTAAAGCCCCTAAGTTAATGAGCCCAACCACTTTTGAAAGATTGGTTAAGCCTGTATTTATGCCTGCGTTGCCAAAACGCTTTAAACGTATGTTTGAAGAGACCTCTATTTATTTAAAGTATCTTGATATGTCAGAGGGGTTTCAATCTGATGTTCCTCAACTCGCTGAAGTTGCTGGTGAGTGTTATCAGTTTGACGTTCGCCATACGCTCGCTAAAAATCTGGTTGCCTACGACCATCAGCATCCTTTGATTGCTGAGCTTTCAGGAGCGCAGTGA